Genomic window (Vampirovibrionales bacterium):
CGTCATCGGCGTGTCCGCCAGCGGGGGCGCCCCCTATGTATTAGGCGCCATGGCCGAAGCCAGGCGCGTCGGGGCGTACGTGGCCGCCCTGGTCGGCGTGGCGGATTCTGCGCTGACACAGGCAGCGGATGAGGCAATCGTCATTGAAACCGGGCCGGAGGTCATCGCCGGATCGACGCGCCTGAAAGCAGGTACGGCTCAAAAGCTCGCGCTGAATATGATCTCGACGGCCACGATGATTCAACTCGGCAAAACCTATGGCAATCGGATGATCGACGTGCGCGCCAGCAACCGGAAACTACGCGCCCGCGCCCTCTCGCTCGTGCGCGAATTAGCTGCCGTCAGCGAATCTCAGGCGAGCGCCCTTCTGGAAGCCTGCGACTGGGAAGTCAAAACCGCCGTCCTGGCCGCGCGTCTGCGACTGGCCCCCGAGCAAGCCCGCGCCCGCCTCGCCGCTGTCGGCGGCAAACTACGACTCGCCCTGGAAGCGCCTGCCCCCTAAAAAGCGAAAAGCCTCGGTATAAACCGAAGCTATGACGCCGACCGGGGAAGCCCAATCCACTTATTTATCGTATCACGTAGATCTTGACGTTTATCAAGACCCCTATATAAATTGCACCGCAACAGCAGCGCCTGAAGATTTCCGTTTTCAATCATGCAAGGCTTATATCCTATCCCCCTCGCAGGGCAAGAAGGGATGGAGTCTGGGGGATAGTATGATAGCCTTGATGAAATGCCCAAAAGAGCCATGAGGAGGTGAGCGATGAGCTTGTTATTTGAGGCCTTGCGCGCCAAGGTCGCCGAACATCCGGATAAGACGGCGCTGATCGAAGACGACGCGCGCTGGACCTATGCACAGGTAAGTCAGCGGGTCATTAAGCTGTCGGACACCCTCGCCAAACAGGGCTTACGCGCCGGCGACCGCGTAGCGCTCATGTTTCTGAACCAGAAAGAGTTTTTACTGGGGCTATTTGCCGCCCTGCGCCTGGGGCTGGTAGTGGTTCCGATTAATATTCAGCTCCCACCGGAAGACATCGCCTACGTGATCCTGAATTCCGGCGCGCGGCTGGTGATGACGACCGCTCGATTCGCGCCGCTATTTGAAGGCAAAGGCATTCCGCTGTTGGTCGCCAATCAGGGTGACGCGCCCCAGTTTCCATCGCTGGAAGCCGCGACCGACGCGGGCGACGACGCCTATTGGCCAGACTTCGAGCGAGACGCCAACACGTTGAGCTTTTTAATCTATACCTCCGGTACGACAGGCCGCCCCAAGGGGGTCATGCTGACCGAAGAAAATATCTATGCCAATACGCAGGGCTTCCGCGAGGCCGTGGGCTTTGAGGAAAGCGACGTGCTGCTGATGGCGCTGCCCTTGTTCCATGCCTATGGCCTGACGGTCTGCCTCTATGCGTTTACGCTGGGGGCGACCATCGCGCTGTCGCCGTCGTTTAATCCGCGCAAGATCATCTCGCTCATTGCGCAAGAACGCGTGACCGTGCTGCCACTGGTGCCGACCGTGCTGAGCTTTCTGGCCGAAAACCTGACCACGCTCGACCGGGATCTCTTTCGCTCTCTCAAAATGTGCATCACCGGCGGGGCCAGTCTGCCTCAGTCGTTGTTGCGAAAGTTGCGAGACGAGGCCAATCTGGTGGTGCTGGAAGGCTACGGCCTGACGGAAGCTTCGCCCGTAGTCGCCGTGAATCGCGTAGCGAGCGGCAATATCGCCGGGTCAGTCGGCAAGCCCCTGTTTAACGTGCAGGTGCGCATCGTTGGCGACGACAACCGTCCGTTTGAGTGGCGGGCGGGAGAAGAGACCCCGCTGGGCGAAATTCAGGTAAAAGGACCCAATGTCATGATGGGGTACTACGGCCTGGAAGACGCTACGCGAGAAGCCATGGCGGACAATGGGTGGCTCAGGACCGGCGATCTGGGGCATCTGGACGGCGACGGGAACCTGTATATTTCCGGCGGGCGCAAAAAAGACCTGATTATCAAGGCGGGCGAAAACCTGTCACCGCTGCGCATTGAAGAAGCCCTGCTGTCGCACCCTGCTGTGGCGGAAGCCTGTGTGTTTGGCGTGCCCGATGAGCGACTGGGAGAAGATATCTTCGCCGCGTTTGCGCTGCGTCATGGCCAGAGCGTGGAAATTAACGCTCTGCGCAAATATTGCCTTGAGCGCCTTACGCCGTTTATGACGCCGCGTTATTTTCGCGTCTACGACGAGCTCCCCAAAAACGCCACTGGCAAGATTCTCCGCAAACGTCTGGAAGAAGAGAACGCGCAGGCCGCCCAGTCGTCCGTTTCGTAGGCGCGAAGCCGCGTTTTAGCGAGCGGCTTCGATGAAGCGGCTCAGACGGTTTTGCCAGTCGTTTTCGCGCCATAAAAACTGATCGGCGCCGCGTCCGACCGCCTCTTGCTGGAGATGAGCGCATGACCCGCCGCACGACATGGCAATAATCTTAAAGCTGAGATCGTGTAAAATGGCGCTCTTTTTGAGATCGTCCAGCATGCGCAAGCCTTCGTGAGGGGTGGGGATGTTTAAATCGAGAATGACGTACTGGTAATCGTGGTTGGTGATGAGCTGACCCACGTCTTCCACGTTTTCTGCGAGCACGATGTCATAGCCAAGACGGCGCAGCGCGGACTTGATCTGGACGTTGATATAGCCCATGGCGCCAATGACCAGCGCGGTGGCCTGTTTTTCGCTGGTTAAGAAAGCGTTGGGAGCGATATTCAAAGGGATTACTGATCCCGTAACAAGGCTGCCACAGTCAGAAGTCATCGTCTCCGAGACTCCTTTGAGACGCTCAATGGCTTGATGGAGGCTCTTTAAGGAGACGGTTTTTTTACCTTGACAGGTGACAGCGAGCGTATCGGCCAGTTCATGTAGAGCCTGTCCCACGTCCTCTGAGATAGGTTCAATACTGCGCTTGGCTACATTATCAGGAATCATCGGGTTGTCGCCCCTATTGACGCGCCCTGCGCATGGAACCCGGTTTTGTCTAAAGTATCGTCTGCGGCTGGCTTTCTCACAGCGACCATATGAACGACAAGAATAGTACTTTGGCGCCTGTTTTTTTCGCAATCCTCCTGTCCGTAATCGCAGGGGATGGGGTTGTGTTTGAGAGCCGTTACAATCGCTTGCGCATAACGGGTTCAAAGCGCCAGAATAGCCGCATGAATACCACCCGAGAGAGAGTCCCGACGTCGCCCAATGAAGCCTTTACGCCCCATCACCTGACGGCGCTGCTTGCGCTGGATCAAATTCCGGGCCTTGGCGCCCGCACCTGCCGCAAGTTGCTGGAGGCCACCGGCTCGCCGCAACTGTTATGGGAGCAATTTGACGAGGTTTTGCAAGCCACACCCGCCTCGGCGCGCACCCAACCCCTCATCGCCGCCTGGCGGCAAACGCGGCAGCGGATTCAGCCAGAAGAGTTACTGCGTCAATGCGAGGCGCTATCGATTCAGCCGATAGGGCTCGGCGATGCCCTGTATCCGCCGATGCTCGCCCATGTATACGACCCGCCGATTGTCCTGTACGCGCGCGGAAACCCCGGCGCACTGCAAGGCAAAACCATCGGGTTTGTAGGCACGCGCAAGGCCTCGGCCTACGGCAGGCAAGTGACCGAGCGGCTGATTGGGGATCTGGCGCCCTGCGGGGTCACCATTATCAGCGGGCTAGCGATGGGGATCGATGCGTGCGCACATCAGGCGGCGCTGGCAAATCACCTGCCGACTGTGGCGGTCTTTGGCTGCGGCATTGATCAGATTTATCCGCGCGCGCATGAGCGTCTGGCAAGCGAGATTCTGGCCAGCGGCGGCGCGCTGGTCAGCGAGTATCCGCCGGGCGCTCCGGGGTCGCGGGCGACGTTTCCCCAGCGCAACCGCATTATTGCCGGGCTCTGCTACGGCGTCGCCGTCATAGAAGGCGATATCGCCAGCGGCTCGATGATTACCGCACGCGCCGCGTTTGAGGAAGGGCGCGCCGTTTTTGCCGTTCCGGGCAATGTGTTCAGCCCTGGCAGTCAAGGG
Coding sequences:
- a CDS encoding AMP-binding protein is translated as MSLLFEALRAKVAEHPDKTALIEDDARWTYAQVSQRVIKLSDTLAKQGLRAGDRVALMFLNQKEFLLGLFAALRLGLVVVPINIQLPPEDIAYVILNSGARLVMTTARFAPLFEGKGIPLLVANQGDAPQFPSLEAATDAGDDAYWPDFERDANTLSFLIYTSGTTGRPKGVMLTEENIYANTQGFREAVGFEESDVLLMALPLFHAYGLTVCLYAFTLGATIALSPSFNPRKIISLIAQERVTVLPLVPTVLSFLAENLTTLDRDLFRSLKMCITGGASLPQSLLRKLRDEANLVVLEGYGLTEASPVVAVNRVASGNIAGSVGKPLFNVQVRIVGDDNRPFEWRAGEETPLGEIQVKGPNVMMGYYGLEDATREAMADNGWLRTGDLGHLDGDGNLYISGGRKKDLIIKAGENLSPLRIEEALLSHPAVAEACVFGVPDERLGEDIFAAFALRHGQSVEINALRKYCLERLTPFMTPRYFRVYDELPKNATGKILRKRLEEENAQAAQSSVS
- a CDS encoding response regulator; translation: MTSDCGSLVTGSVIPLNIAPNAFLTSEKQATALVIGAMGYINVQIKSALRRLGYDIVLAENVEDVGQLITNHDYQYVILDLNIPTPHEGLRMLDDLKKSAILHDLSFKIIAMSCGGSCAHLQQEAVGRGADQFLWRENDWQNRLSRFIEAAR
- the dprA gene encoding DNA-protecting protein DprA, which encodes MNTTRERVPTSPNEAFTPHHLTALLALDQIPGLGARTCRKLLEATGSPQLLWEQFDEVLQATPASARTQPLIAAWRQTRQRIQPEELLRQCEALSIQPIGLGDALYPPMLAHVYDPPIVLYARGNPGALQGKTIGFVGTRKASAYGRQVTERLIGDLAPCGVTIISGLAMGIDACAHQAALANHLPTVAVFGCGIDQIYPRAHERLASEILASGGALVSEYPPGAPGSRATFPQRNRIIAGLCYGVAVIEGDIASGSMITARAAFEEGRAVFAVPGNVFSPGSQGPIKLLKDGAAMLTCADDLLSELRWLKPDQARQPSLFEATGHVASEGCAASAEKSPQEALSPEEREILALIEFEPTPTERLQQRSGLPAATLSQALTMLELAGHIALLPGAKACRL
- the murQ gene encoding N-acetylmuramic acid 6-phosphate etherase, encoding MTSTPPTEATLSASANIDLMATEAVLRLMNHADQAVPQAMRAALPAIARVVDGVVASLTAGGRLFYVGAGTSGRLAVLDAAECPPTFSAPPDLVQAIIAGGDAALRSAVEGAEDNFEQGCLDLQTAGARTGDVVIGVSASGGAPYVLGAMAEARRVGAYVAALVGVADSALTQAADEAIVIETGPEVIAGSTRLKAGTAQKLALNMISTATMIQLGKTYGNRMIDVRASNRKLRARALSLVRELAAVSESQASALLEACDWEVKTAVLAARLRLAPEQARARLAAVGGKLRLALEAPAP